The Opitutaceae bacterium genome has a window encoding:
- a CDS encoding isoprenylcysteine carboxylmethyltransferase family protein: MEQYVGHSGAWAIALIVIVLASWFLYRYLAPKTWREWASAGVVQAFIIALYAEMYGFPLTIYLLVRFFGLDQTYLNASLWATLLGLGATGMMISMIVGYAIAFLGIGIFIEGWRELHKARQEDRLVTDGLYGLVRHPQYTGLFIAIFGEGIVHWPTVFSVALFPVVVVAYVLLARREERKVLEEYGDEYRDYQQRVPAFIPQWGKWRTVFDMARAAIVRRD; this comes from the coding sequence ATGGAACAGTATGTAGGCCATTCCGGCGCGTGGGCCATCGCCCTGATTGTTATTGTCCTGGCGTCGTGGTTTCTTTATCGCTATCTCGCACCCAAAACCTGGAGAGAGTGGGCCAGTGCCGGCGTTGTTCAGGCCTTCATCATCGCTCTTTATGCGGAAATGTACGGCTTTCCGCTTACCATCTACCTGCTTGTACGGTTCTTCGGCCTGGATCAGACCTATCTGAATGCGAGCCTTTGGGCTACTTTGTTGGGCCTGGGAGCGACCGGCATGATGATTTCCATGATCGTTGGATACGCGATCGCATTTCTTGGCATCGGAATCTTTATCGAGGGTTGGCGAGAACTCCATAAGGCTCGGCAGGAGGATCGTCTCGTGACCGATGGTCTCTATGGGCTGGTGCGCCATCCGCAATACACTGGGCTCTTCATCGCTATCTTCGGCGAAGGCATCGTCCACTGGCCCACAGTGTTTTCTGTCGCGCTGTTTCCGGTAGTGGTGGTGGCTTACGTGCTGCTTGCTCGCCGGGAGGAGCGAAAAGTCCTGGAGGAATATGGTGATGAGTATCGGGACTACCAACAGCGTGTGCCGGCATTCATTCCGCAGTGGGGGAAATGGCGCACGGTGTTCGATATGGCCAGAGCAGCCATTGTTCGCCGAGATTGA
- a CDS encoding class I SAM-dependent methyltransferase, which produces MRKSKSEKRCDDYDQFSEEYDAWDAEHRSVERQRRSLVRSLKGKILEVGVGTGANLEYYPEGADVTGIDVSTGMLEKAVMRARARDCCNIKLLNADAENIPFLDDTFDAVVGTFVFCSFEDPLRAAREVKRVVKSGGVFVTLGYHTKMVAKILQESGWIIRSQLEWDSVDRPIGKIVARKTVDSIWGVGSIGDHSK; this is translated from the coding sequence ATGAGAAAGAGTAAGAGCGAGAAGCGTTGCGATGATTACGATCAGTTCTCTGAAGAGTATGATGCTTGGGATGCCGAACATCGTTCGGTGGAGCGGCAAAGGCGCTCACTCGTCCGTTCGTTGAAGGGCAAGATTCTGGAGGTAGGAGTCGGAACCGGAGCCAATCTCGAATATTATCCTGAGGGAGCTGACGTAACGGGCATTGATGTTAGCACTGGCATGCTGGAAAAGGCGGTCATGCGGGCACGGGCCCGTGACTGCTGCAACATTAAACTCCTCAACGCGGATGCTGAGAATATCCCGTTTCTTGACGACACCTTTGATGCGGTCGTCGGGACCTTTGTTTTCTGTTCATTTGAGGATCCTTTACGAGCGGCAAGGGAGGTGAAGCGGGTAGTCAAATCCGGTGGGGTGTTCGTGACACTTGGCTATCACACTAAAATGGTAGCCAAAATCCTGCAGGAATCGGGTTGGATCATCCGGTCGCAGCTGGAATGGGATTCCGTCGATCGACCGATCGGGAAGATCGTGGCACGCAAGACGGTCGATTCAATCTGGGGCGTCGGGAGCATCGGAGACCACTCCAAATGA
- a CDS encoding complex I subunit 1 family protein yields MGFLEFFVPAFKGIGVIFGILFLCLYTVLAERKISAWVQGRRGPNRTTLPVVGSIPVIGRCITRMGMFQPMADGGKLLFKEDLIPGHVNRFYFVIAPILAFIPALIAVSVVPFGQYISATTGTVRTLILTDIDVGILLVFAIASFGVYSLILAGWSSNSKYPLLGGIRAAAQMISYEMAMVVSVIPVFLWVNGPGGAGTLSLVRVVEVQENFWFAIWQPMSALIFIIAIFAETNRLPFDMPESETDLVGGYHTEYASFKFGLFFVGEYANMLIGSCLVVLLFFGGWHPLPWITWNEVAEWTNLPFWFSGIPGALVSLITFMAKTFLMLFLFILVRWTLPRFRYDQVMRIGWKVLLPASIGNLVFNAVLIAMIDRFWN; encoded by the coding sequence ATGGGGTTTCTAGAATTTTTCGTTCCGGCATTCAAAGGGATTGGGGTGATCTTTGGGATCCTCTTTCTTTGTCTCTACACCGTTCTAGCGGAACGAAAGATCTCGGCCTGGGTTCAGGGGCGGCGGGGGCCCAACCGAACGACCTTGCCCGTCGTTGGTTCGATTCCCGTAATAGGGCGATGCATAACCCGGATGGGGATGTTTCAGCCGATGGCAGATGGAGGCAAACTGCTCTTCAAGGAGGACTTGATCCCTGGTCACGTGAATAGGTTCTATTTCGTGATCGCTCCAATTCTGGCGTTCATACCGGCTTTGATCGCGGTTTCGGTGGTTCCCTTTGGACAGTATATCAGTGCGACCACTGGGACGGTCCGGACGCTGATACTCACTGATATCGATGTCGGAATTCTGCTGGTCTTTGCCATTGCGTCATTCGGAGTTTACAGCCTGATTTTAGCTGGCTGGTCATCAAACAGTAAGTACCCGCTATTGGGTGGCATCCGCGCTGCAGCGCAGATGATTTCATATGAGATGGCAATGGTTGTTTCTGTAATTCCTGTTTTCTTGTGGGTCAACGGTCCCGGTGGTGCCGGCACGCTGAGTCTTGTCCGAGTGGTCGAGGTGCAGGAAAACTTCTGGTTCGCCATATGGCAGCCCATGTCGGCCCTGATCTTCATTATCGCGATCTTTGCCGAGACGAACCGGCTCCCCTTCGATATGCCGGAGTCTGAGACAGACCTCGTTGGGGGATACCACACCGAATACGCGAGTTTCAAATTCGGCCTGTTTTTCGTTGGCGAGTATGCCAATATGTTGATTGGTTCCTGTTTGGTCGTTCTGTTGTTCTTTGGTGGTTGGCATCCGCTTCCATGGATAACTTGGAATGAGGTGGCGGAGTGGACGAACCTACCGTTCTGGTTCAGTGGGATTCCGGGTGCTTTGGTCTCTTTGATTACCTTCATGGCCAAGACATTCCTGATGCTGTTTCTTTTCATTCTGGTGCGATGGACACTGCCGCGCTTCCGTTACGATCAGGTTATGCGAATAGGCTGGAAGGTCCTGCTTCCGGCCTCGATCGGAAATCTCGTCTTCAATGCGGTGCTCATCGCCATGATTGACCGCTTCTGGAATTAG
- a CDS encoding copper-translocating P-type ATPase → MKHKIESDELKTVGSSTGEHTSIGHGHVEQTAAHRHIHTDGVRKGAPTADKPVAARYYCPMCEGVESDRPGNCPKCGMRLEENPAFKTSEGKRIWTCPMHPEVREDKPGACPKCGMDLEPIDATGEGSNEDEAEILALRRKFWVGLSLTVPVVFLAFDDMIPGLSFERFVPTGVQGWLELILATPVIFWAGGFFFTRAWASIVNRSLNMFTLIALGVGAAYGFSLVALLFPHAFPASFQKGGEVGLYFEAASVITILIILGQFLEAKARSGTNQAIKSLLGLAAKTAHRIIDGKEEEIAIDELQKGDLLRVRPGEKIPIDGVIIEGKSTIDESMITGEPVPVEKTKGEKTIGATVNQTGSFIMRAEAVGAETMLSQIVQMVADAQRSRAPIQKLVDKVSGYFVPTVVSIAVLTFVVWSVWGPEPALVYALVNAVAVLIIACPCALGLATPMSIMFGVGKGAQYGILVKNAEAIEGAGKITHLITDKTGTLTEGRPEVVEIITSPGVAQNVLLRIAAAVEAQSEHPLARAVVKRSEADGLELPQISEFESITGGGVKARVDGSDVRIGKPAFLKESGIEMSEELLTRTGNLQEQAKTVIWVARDNQSLGIIAIADPIKKTTPAAIAALHEMGVKVIMCTGDNAKTAEAVASELGIDEFRAEVSPEDKHNFVNELKATGARVAMAGDGINDAPALAAADVGIAMGTGTDVAIQSAGLTLVKGDLRGIVGALKLSRAVMRNIRQNLFWAYIYNSLGVPIAAGVLYPFFGILLSPMIAGAAMSFSSLSVVLNARRLTRFKF, encoded by the coding sequence ATGAAGCACAAGATCGAATCCGATGAATTGAAGACGGTAGGTTCGTCGACAGGCGAACACACCTCGATTGGCCATGGTCATGTCGAACAGACGGCGGCTCACAGACATATCCATACTGACGGGGTGAGAAAAGGCGCCCCTACGGCGGACAAGCCGGTAGCGGCTCGCTACTACTGCCCCATGTGTGAGGGAGTCGAAAGCGATCGTCCCGGCAATTGCCCCAAGTGCGGAATGAGACTTGAGGAAAACCCCGCCTTCAAGACTTCGGAGGGCAAGCGGATTTGGACGTGTCCGATGCATCCGGAGGTGAGGGAGGATAAACCAGGGGCCTGCCCGAAGTGCGGGATGGACCTGGAGCCCATCGATGCCACCGGGGAGGGCTCCAATGAAGACGAGGCGGAAATCCTGGCGCTGAGGCGTAAGTTCTGGGTTGGGCTCTCCTTGACCGTGCCGGTCGTGTTCCTCGCCTTCGATGACATGATCCCTGGGTTGTCCTTTGAGAGGTTCGTGCCGACGGGTGTCCAGGGTTGGTTGGAGCTGATACTGGCAACCCCTGTCATTTTCTGGGCAGGAGGGTTCTTCTTTACCCGAGCGTGGGCTTCAATCGTCAATCGAAGCCTGAACATGTTCACCCTGATCGCTCTTGGAGTGGGAGCCGCCTACGGCTTCAGTCTGGTGGCGCTGCTTTTTCCCCATGCCTTTCCTGCCTCGTTTCAGAAGGGTGGAGAGGTTGGTTTGTATTTCGAGGCGGCAAGCGTCATCACTATCCTGATCATCCTCGGCCAGTTCTTGGAGGCAAAGGCTCGCAGCGGTACCAATCAGGCGATCAAGAGCCTTCTGGGGCTGGCGGCTAAGACCGCTCACCGGATTATTGACGGGAAGGAAGAAGAGATCGCGATTGATGAACTGCAGAAAGGGGACCTGCTTCGTGTCCGCCCCGGAGAGAAAATCCCCATCGATGGCGTCATTATCGAGGGAAAGAGCACCATTGATGAATCGATGATCACCGGTGAGCCCGTTCCAGTTGAAAAGACCAAAGGCGAGAAAACAATAGGGGCCACCGTCAATCAGACCGGAAGTTTCATCATGCGAGCGGAAGCGGTGGGTGCCGAAACCATGCTCTCGCAAATCGTGCAGATGGTGGCGGATGCGCAAAGAAGCCGGGCTCCGATCCAGAAACTTGTGGATAAGGTCTCAGGGTATTTCGTCCCCACGGTTGTCAGTATAGCGGTTTTGACGTTTGTCGTTTGGAGTGTCTGGGGGCCGGAACCTGCATTGGTCTATGCTTTGGTCAATGCGGTCGCGGTTCTCATCATCGCTTGCCCGTGCGCTCTTGGTCTGGCGACTCCGATGTCGATCATGTTCGGGGTCGGCAAAGGGGCGCAATATGGCATTCTGGTCAAGAATGCAGAAGCGATCGAAGGCGCAGGCAAAATCACCCACCTGATAACCGACAAGACCGGCACTCTGACCGAGGGTCGGCCGGAAGTGGTGGAAATAATCACCTCCCCAGGAGTGGCGCAAAACGTGCTTCTTAGAATAGCGGCCGCTGTCGAGGCACAGTCTGAGCATCCGCTGGCGCGTGCAGTGGTAAAACGCTCCGAGGCCGACGGATTGGAACTCCCGCAGATTTCGGAATTTGAAAGCATCACGGGGGGAGGGGTAAAGGCACGGGTCGACGGATCCGATGTCCGAATCGGGAAGCCTGCATTCCTCAAGGAGAGCGGTATCGAGATGTCGGAAGAGTTGCTTACCCGAACCGGCAATCTCCAGGAGCAGGCAAAGACCGTTATCTGGGTTGCGAGAGACAACCAGTCACTGGGAATCATCGCAATCGCAGATCCGATCAAAAAGACCACCCCGGCCGCAATCGCGGCTCTGCACGAGATGGGGGTGAAGGTCATTATGTGCACCGGAGACAATGCGAAGACTGCTGAAGCAGTTGCGTCGGAGTTGGGAATCGACGAGTTCCGCGCGGAAGTCTCGCCAGAGGACAAACACAATTTCGTGAATGAACTGAAGGCGACCGGCGCCCGCGTTGCCATGGCAGGGGATGGAATCAATGACGCTCCGGCTCTGGCTGCTGCCGATGTCGGTATTGCCATGGGCACGGGAACCGACGTCGCGATTCAGAGTGCCGGCTTGACGTTGGTGAAGGGTGATCTTCGAGGAATCGTAGGGGCGCTGAAACTCAGTCGTGCCGTCATGCGAAATATCCGGCAGAACCTGTTTTGGGCCTACATCTACAACTCGCTCGGGGTGCCGATTGCGGCCGGTGTTCTTTATCCATTCTTCGGAATTCTTCTCAGCCCGATGATCGCAGGTGCAGCGATGTCGTTCAGTTCACTCTCGGTCGTTCTAAATGCCCGCCGTCTGACTCGGTTCAAGTTCTGA
- the cls gene encoding cardiolipin synthase, translating to MALATIPSVLVRRHGRPLAALSWILALLTIPFGGVFGWWLLGRTHLRRKTAERQASSARICKACPFPVSTVKELDSDLRQMLPFAVQGRRWKEGVFPPASGTGIQVFGDGLLAFTAMEEAIDNARHEIRLLFYIWNVDETGRRFAKKLIERSRSGVSIRVLLDGFGCRPFLRILAPSMRQAGIEIESFASHFWTPTWNFRNHRKLLLVDGSSAFTGGMNIGSEYELDWRDLMLEFHGAVVYNLDDVFREDWGYACGRTLDRIRGGLAEVSDRQTGVCTVVASGPDRSRNRVHDGFFLSISSARARVWLSSPYFIPSPPITASLCGAAQRGVDVRLLLPHRGQFDLLGLVAQSYLPDLIDEGVRVFEYLPRFLHAKSLIVDDRMAFVGSANTDSRSFRLNFELGCFIQSHEVNSSLSELYESNLSESVEIRAIDLASRPIWMTCMESAAQLLSPLL from the coding sequence GTGGCCTTAGCCACAATTCCGTCGGTACTAGTTCGTCGTCACGGTCGGCCATTGGCCGCGTTGAGTTGGATCCTTGCTTTGTTGACTATTCCTTTCGGTGGTGTGTTCGGATGGTGGCTGCTAGGGCGCACACACTTGCGGCGGAAAACTGCGGAACGTCAGGCCTCTTCAGCGCGAATCTGCAAGGCGTGTCCATTCCCAGTTTCGACCGTGAAAGAGCTAGACAGCGATTTGCGTCAAATGCTTCCGTTCGCCGTTCAGGGTCGACGCTGGAAAGAGGGCGTATTTCCTCCTGCAAGCGGAACAGGAATTCAAGTGTTTGGCGATGGCCTTCTGGCTTTTACAGCAATGGAAGAGGCCATCGATAACGCCCGCCATGAGATTCGACTGTTGTTCTATATTTGGAATGTCGACGAGACCGGGAGAAGATTCGCCAAGAAGCTGATCGAGCGTTCAAGGTCGGGCGTCAGCATTCGAGTGCTTTTGGACGGATTTGGCTGTCGTCCGTTTCTGAGGATCCTCGCCCCATCGATGCGCCAGGCAGGAATAGAGATCGAGTCTTTTGCGTCTCATTTCTGGACACCGACCTGGAACTTTCGGAATCACCGCAAGCTTCTTCTGGTTGACGGGAGTTCCGCCTTTACTGGCGGAATGAACATTGGTTCCGAGTACGAGCTGGATTGGCGCGATCTGATGCTCGAGTTCCACGGGGCCGTTGTTTACAATTTGGATGACGTATTTCGTGAGGACTGGGGATATGCCTGCGGTCGAACCTTGGATAGGATTCGTGGGGGGCTGGCCGAGGTATCCGATCGTCAAACAGGTGTTTGCACGGTCGTGGCCAGCGGTCCCGATCGATCAAGGAATCGAGTTCACGACGGCTTTTTCCTTTCCATCTCCAGTGCGCGAGCTCGGGTGTGGTTGTCCAGCCCGTATTTCATTCCTAGCCCGCCTATAACGGCTTCGCTCTGTGGTGCCGCGCAGAGAGGAGTTGATGTTCGGCTGCTCTTGCCGCATCGCGGCCAGTTCGACCTTCTCGGTCTGGTTGCCCAATCCTATCTTCCGGATCTCATAGATGAAGGTGTTCGCGTCTTTGAGTACCTGCCACGTTTCCTGCACGCCAAATCGCTTATCGTCGACGATCGCATGGCATTTGTCGGGAGCGCGAATACAGACTCGCGCAGCTTCCGGCTGAACTTCGAACTCGGCTGCTTTATTCAATCCCATGAGGTCAATTCGTCACTTTCTGAGCTGTATGAGTCGAACCTTAGCGAAAGCGTGGAGATTAGGGCAATCGACCTCGCGTCCAGACCGATATGGATGACGTGCATGGAGTCCGCAGCCCAACTCTTGAGCCCACTGCTCTAG
- a CDS encoding cytochrome c, which produces MKRIYAIIVVLGLGYMLTAGVASIATGASSPDQSRKEETQGDFIRGAQVWANNCTRCHNIRGPKEFNDQQWKVIVTHMRVRAGLTGQDVRDVLAFMQQSN; this is translated from the coding sequence ATGAAGAGAATCTACGCAATCATCGTCGTCTTGGGCCTCGGCTACATGTTGACAGCAGGTGTCGCATCAATCGCGACGGGCGCCTCTTCGCCAGATCAGAGCAGAAAGGAAGAGACCCAAGGAGACTTTATCCGGGGTGCCCAAGTTTGGGCGAATAATTGTACGCGTTGTCACAATATCCGAGGTCCGAAGGAATTTAACGACCAACAGTGGAAAGTGATTGTAACGCATATGCGTGTGCGTGCCGGACTGACGGGTCAGGACGTCCGAGATGTCTTGGCTTTCATGCAACAGAGTAACTGA
- a CDS encoding c-type cytochrome has translation MNQHIQLAVLAGLVAVASSYGAEPNIDQGKKVYGTTCIVCHGKDGKGTIPGVPDLAVKNSRLMQDENVLFERVRDGFQSSGSPLAMPPKGGNPTLTDTDIRDTLAYMRDSFPKKTGKK, from the coding sequence ATGAACCAACACATCCAACTAGCTGTCCTCGCGGGACTGGTCGCCGTCGCTTCATCCTATGGGGCCGAGCCCAATATTGACCAGGGCAAGAAGGTTTACGGGACCACTTGCATTGTATGTCACGGGAAAGACGGGAAAGGTACGATCCCCGGGGTCCCCGATCTTGCCGTTAAGAACAGCCGTCTTATGCAGGACGAGAATGTATTGTTTGAGCGTGTTCGAGACGGATTCCAGAGCTCAGGGAGTCCGTTGGCCATGCCTCCGAAAGGTGGGAACCCGACACTGACCGATACCGATATCCGTGATACTCTGGCCTACATGCGTGACTCTTTTCCGAAGAAGACAGGGAAGAAGTAG
- a CDS encoding DUF2231 domain-containing protein, translating into MIELFGRVHPLLVHFPIALLLIAAGLEVWRLKAESLVVAHFVLLTSLLGAFFSAAAVATGWVFSNEFHRSDTAALLAQHRWLGFATLILAVVTAGVVWRWNRPPSNSQKWIRRLLVWATAAILVAAAHVGAMAVWGDDFFSG; encoded by the coding sequence ATGATCGAACTGTTCGGCAGGGTCCATCCGCTCTTGGTACATTTCCCGATCGCGTTACTACTGATTGCCGCTGGGCTTGAAGTGTGGCGCTTGAAGGCGGAGTCTTTGGTCGTTGCGCACTTCGTTCTGTTGACCTCTTTGCTCGGGGCATTTTTCTCGGCTGCTGCTGTTGCGACCGGGTGGGTGTTCAGCAACGAATTCCATCGAAGCGACACCGCTGCTTTGCTCGCCCAGCATCGTTGGCTTGGTTTTGCCACTTTGATTCTGGCCGTTGTCACTGCCGGAGTGGTCTGGCGCTGGAATCGACCCCCGAGCAACAGCCAGAAGTGGATTCGGCGCCTTCTAGTCTGGGCGACTGCTGCGATATTGGTTGCGGCAGCCCATGTTGGCGCGATGGCGGTTTGGGGAGACGACTTTTTCTCCGGCTGA
- a CDS encoding electron transport complex subunit E produces the protein MLTHLEQQAPLSWETFAEGLWKENPVFVMVLGLCPVLAVTNMAMNALAMGLATTFVLICSGVLVSLLRRLIPNQVRIACYVIIIATFVTIADYAMQAISLEISRALGAFTQLIVVNCLILSRAEVYASRNRALSSFLNALGMGLGFTFALLCLGVVREVLGSGSLFNFDLFGPRFQPWAIFALPPGGFFVLAFWLYLFSAIRKWRGTLAEHPVGEGGCSLDH, from the coding sequence GTGCTTACCCATTTAGAGCAGCAGGCTCCGCTTAGTTGGGAGACGTTCGCGGAGGGACTCTGGAAAGAGAATCCAGTATTTGTGATGGTGCTCGGTTTGTGCCCGGTTCTCGCAGTGACCAATATGGCAATGAATGCCCTCGCCATGGGACTGGCGACGACTTTCGTTCTTATCTGTTCGGGCGTTTTGGTTTCCCTTCTCCGCCGGCTCATTCCCAATCAGGTGAGAATCGCCTGCTACGTGATCATAATTGCCACTTTCGTCACGATCGCGGACTATGCCATGCAAGCAATCAGCCTTGAGATCTCCCGAGCCCTGGGTGCGTTCACCCAGTTGATCGTGGTCAATTGCCTTATTTTGAGCCGAGCCGAGGTCTACGCATCTCGCAACCGGGCGCTGAGTTCGTTCTTAAACGCATTGGGGATGGGATTGGGATTCACCTTTGCGTTGCTTTGCTTGGGCGTTGTCCGGGAGGTCCTGGGTAGTGGATCGCTGTTCAATTTTGATCTATTCGGTCCCAGGTTTCAACCATGGGCGATTTTTGCGCTACCGCCAGGTGGATTCTTTGTCCTGGCGTTCTGGTTGTACCTCTTCTCGGCGATTCGCAAATGGAGAGGCACGTTAGCTGAACACCCAGTAGGAGAGGGAGGATGCAGTCTGGATCACTGA
- a CDS encoding class I SAM-dependent methyltransferase, producing MNRREREILDYVAMDQRGSTPAIVVTCYDFFDRLFPECGIDDFTEGIYCGDPSLPYEEAQRNQHDWLLDRAECVAGTVLLDIGCGSGSLLEHARERGCGAVGINVSPRQVVRCRKRGLDVRLLDYRSIGQEWNDQFDAIIANGSVEHFVQPRDVLEDRADTIYEEMFRLCRRLLDPASMSRRLVTTIIHFDRFVPDPRELLRSPFNFDWGSDLFHAALLEKTMGGYYPVEGQLERCAQPFFDLISQEDGTEDYRRTSEEWLARVRRNLLSFSRGWGIWRDLLPFVVRHPSQSLLSLLLLSSESWQWQFRGKRPPTKLLRQTWRAR from the coding sequence ATGAATCGTCGCGAAAGGGAAATTCTGGATTATGTGGCGATGGATCAACGCGGTTCGACTCCGGCAATCGTTGTCACCTGTTACGACTTCTTCGACCGACTCTTCCCGGAATGTGGAATCGATGACTTCACGGAGGGAATCTACTGCGGCGACCCTTCGCTGCCCTATGAAGAGGCGCAACGTAACCAGCACGATTGGCTGCTCGATCGGGCCGAGTGCGTTGCTGGTACCGTCTTACTTGACATTGGTTGTGGAAGCGGAAGCTTGCTCGAACATGCTCGTGAGAGAGGCTGCGGTGCAGTTGGGATAAACGTCTCGCCTCGGCAGGTTGTTCGGTGCCGCAAGCGAGGCCTCGACGTTCGTCTTCTCGACTATCGTTCAATCGGCCAGGAATGGAATGATCAATTCGATGCGATCATCGCAAATGGATCTGTCGAGCATTTCGTGCAACCTCGCGATGTGTTGGAGGATCGAGCAGATACGATCTATGAGGAGATGTTCAGACTCTGCCGTCGGTTGCTGGACCCGGCCTCGATGTCACGACGACTCGTTACGACCATTATTCACTTTGATCGATTTGTGCCTGATCCTCGCGAGCTTCTCCGCAGTCCGTTCAATTTCGATTGGGGATCGGATCTTTTCCATGCAGCTCTACTGGAGAAGACCATGGGCGGATACTATCCTGTGGAGGGACAACTTGAGCGATGTGCGCAACCCTTCTTTGACTTGATTTCTCAGGAGGACGGGACCGAAGACTATCGAAGGACCTCGGAGGAGTGGTTGGCGAGAGTGCGTCGAAACCTACTTTCCTTCAGTCGAGGATGGGGTATTTGGAGAGATCTTCTGCCGTTTGTAGTGCGTCACCCGAGCCAGAGTCTGCTTTCACTGCTTCTTCTATCATCGGAGTCGTGGCAGTGGCAGTTCCGGGGGAAGCGCCCGCCAACGAAGCTCCTGCGGCAGACTTGGCGTGCACGTTGA
- a CDS encoding RnfABCDGE type electron transport complex subunit A, producing the protein MQSGSLISVFLDAFIINNIVLAMFLGICPFLGVSGKIRTAWNMGLAVILVMLISSASAYGINWLLVRFNLEFLRLISYIAVIASAVQLVEMVIKRFSPALFRALGIFLPLITTNCAILGIALFQTNREYNFLQSVVFSLGAGFGFTLALLLMAGLREKLELADVPDLSTGAALSLMLAGLLSLAFMGFAGLGGS; encoded by the coding sequence ATGCAGTCTGGATCACTGATTTCTGTCTTCCTGGACGCCTTTATCATCAACAACATCGTTCTCGCGATGTTCTTGGGGATCTGCCCGTTTCTCGGCGTATCCGGAAAAATAAGGACAGCCTGGAACATGGGCCTGGCCGTCATCCTGGTCATGCTGATCAGCTCAGCGAGTGCTTACGGCATCAATTGGCTGCTTGTTCGCTTCAATCTGGAGTTCCTCCGGCTGATCAGCTACATAGCGGTGATAGCCTCCGCCGTTCAGCTTGTCGAGATGGTCATCAAGAGGTTTAGCCCAGCACTGTTTCGGGCACTGGGCATTTTTCTGCCTTTGATCACCACAAATTGCGCGATCCTCGGGATTGCCTTGTTCCAGACCAACCGTGAATACAACTTCCTGCAAAGCGTGGTTTTCAGTTTGGGAGCGGGATTCGGATTTACCCTTGCTTTGCTTCTGATGGCCGGATTGAGGGAGAAGCTGGAACTTGCTGATGTTCCCGATCTCAGCACGGGCGCCGCTTTGAGTTTGATGCTGGCGGGTTTGCTTTCACTTGCCTTTATGGGGTTCGCCGGTCTGGGAGGCAGCTAG
- a CDS encoding methyltransferase domain-containing protein, with product MNHEKISTRGARQLDSIREEYAGIARVYDSRWSFYIAASTRETIARLNIRPYERVLDVGCGTGIMLAQIGRRFPTVDLVGVDPVTEMLAIARQRLGASARVVQGVAESLPLPDRCVDVVVSCSALHYFDDPTKSFREMKRVLRPGGQLVVTDWRLDYWTLPFIRIYLRATGRVLGRIFRSDELVALFAETGFSQPKVARYRLNWMWGLMTGNARKRGTQSGWSE from the coding sequence ATGAATCACGAGAAAATCTCAACACGTGGCGCTAGACAACTGGACTCGATTCGTGAAGAATATGCCGGTATCGCCCGGGTCTACGATTCGCGCTGGTCATTCTACATCGCGGCCTCGACACGCGAAACAATCGCACGATTGAATATTCGGCCGTACGAACGAGTGCTTGATGTTGGGTGTGGTACGGGAATCATGCTTGCCCAGATTGGTCGACGATTCCCGACCGTCGACCTCGTGGGCGTCGATCCTGTGACCGAAATGCTGGCCATCGCGCGGCAACGTCTGGGTGCGTCTGCGCGAGTCGTTCAGGGAGTTGCCGAGAGCCTTCCGCTCCCAGATCGTTGCGTGGACGTAGTGGTTTCCTGCAGTGCGCTCCACTATTTTGACGATCCTACGAAGTCATTTAGAGAAATGAAACGAGTGCTTCGGCCTGGAGGTCAGTTAGTAGTCACAGACTGGCGGCTGGACTATTGGACTTTACCGTTCATCCGAATCTACCTCAGAGCGACCGGAAGGGTTCTGGGACGGATCTTTCGTTCGGATGAGCTGGTAGCACTTTTCGCGGAGACGGGCTTTTCTCAGCCCAAGGTTGCGCGGTATAGGCTGAACTGGATGTGGGGTCTGATGACTGGAAACGCCAGAAAACGCGGCACCCAGAGCGGATGGTCTGAATAG
- a CDS encoding DUF5676 family membrane protein, with product MKLNPKGLGLAFGVAAVFFYLGCILLMTIAGRGALVVFFNALLHGLDIGPILSAKVSFWMTILGLVNTFILSWLFGALIAVVYNGANRRITTGP from the coding sequence ATGAAACTTAATCCTAAAGGTCTGGGCCTCGCATTTGGTGTAGCGGCCGTGTTTTTCTATTTGGGTTGCATTCTGCTCATGACCATTGCCGGACGAGGCGCCTTGGTCGTGTTTTTCAATGCCCTGTTGCATGGTCTGGACATCGGCCCGATCTTGAGTGCGAAGGTCAGTTTTTGGATGACCATTCTGGGGCTGGTTAACACGTTTATTCTTAGCTGGCTCTTTGGCGCCCTGATCGCGGTTGTCTACAATGGTGCCAACCGACGGATTACCACGGGTCCCTGA